The DNA window GGGTTCGTAGATGTAGTCCCAATCGTGATGGGCCACCTGCGTTTCCGCGGCCGGCAGCGGCAGCAGCTGATCGAAGCTGGCGCGCTGGGTCATGGTGTTGACGAAGCCGTTGTAGACCACGTACACGCGATCCAGCTTGCCTTCGGTGTAGGCGTCCAGCATCACCTTGATGACGCCGATCAGCTGGTCCAGCTTGGGGTTGTCGCCGATGTGCGAGACGCTGCCCAGCAGGTTGACCTTGATTCGACGGAAGAACACCGAGGCCTTCTGGCCAATGGTGACCACGTCGATTTCGGCGCCCTTGTCCTGCCAGCCGCGCACCTCGCCCAGCATGCGCCGGAACAGGTTGTTGTTGAGGCCGCCGGCGAGACCGCGATCCGAGGAGATCACGATGTATCCCACGCGCTTCACTTCCGGGCGCTCGACCATGAAGGGATGCTGGTAATCGGTATTGGCCTGGGCCAGGTGACCGATCACCTGCTTCATCGCACGCGCATAAGGACGCGAGGTCTTCATGCGCTCCTGCGCCTTACGGATCTTGGAGGCCGAGACCATCTCGAGCGCGCGCGTCACCTTGCGGGTGTTCTGCACGCTCTTGATCTTGGTTTTGATTTCGCGTCCGCCTGCCATTTCTCGCTCGCTCTGATCGCTGTAAAGGAGTCTTTACTGCTGGTTACCAGCTACCGGTCTGCTTGAACTCGGCGATGCCCTTCTTGAAGGCGCCTTCGATCTCGTCATTCCAGTTGCCGGACTTGTTGACCGAATCGATCAGCTCGCCCTGGGTATTGTTGAAGTGGGCGTGCAGGGCTTCTTCGAACGCACCGATCT is part of the Pseudoxanthomonas indica genome and encodes:
- the atpG gene encoding F0F1 ATP synthase subunit gamma, which translates into the protein MAGGREIKTKIKSVQNTRKVTRALEMVSASKIRKAQERMKTSRPYARAMKQVIGHLAQANTDYQHPFMVERPEVKRVGYIVISSDRGLAGGLNNNLFRRMLGEVRGWQDKGAEIDVVTIGQKASVFFRRIKVNLLGSVSHIGDNPKLDQLIGVIKVMLDAYTEGKLDRVYVVYNGFVNTMTQRASFDQLLPLPAAETQVAHHDWDYIYEPDAATVLDHVITRYIESLVYQSVLENMASEHAARMVAMKAASDNATKLIGTLNLVYNKARQAAITQEISEIVGGAAAV